A window from Sebastes fasciatus isolate fSebFas1 chromosome 22, fSebFas1.pri, whole genome shotgun sequence encodes these proteins:
- the LOC141761318 gene encoding uncharacterized protein LOC141761318, which produces MRTDGLSELAMPTAKDKDGSMSHRYRPASEYDDATLVQKRQYWRTKKREQRARLTERRRKSTQDGRGGKLLHLHTPAAVNSTLSGSFAAFSSPLQGNDDSYKTVSPASQGGNTAGAKAAGNQKEKWFHTVKLNKVLPQLPASCSISAKAARGHAATVKCLTARGAVSRAVTSATPGGTQLNTRSSVPPVRVTRTTNGSSAKTTPQPCVSMQGASVPKTQQKAQVASRIQPKLSPTTGMILMSSPCVPVSIKTEGTTANTTPQSGSKSALVTSPRAKGVGASRSSLEPEEERAAKRREQWRIKKREQRAKLAAQIAKARERTQSAEMTSQRQTAQKTGLLVGGTILQHLPSQSFLRGAGQKQCPARVKRDNDKLQSGATSLASVNLQADRIKVQNPHGTRTTQTSCDVVSVRKPGESQRRFPSYVHLSNVSRGMARCKTPRQRFIDAQKNFMIQRNIRCKSPFFTSVFGTRNIPHIDPNDTPEQIIAKRREYWRVKKREQRAKMSMEVKVRLKEKDSLMRRVKRYQNILLEMRRARALAQSAGSTLTHTHASETIGGFIKEDGTVTISIPQLPTDHNAAECHVVPNNTPITQPQYQPNTKRRGASPVRVTQPPLPLRPAQVKVSFPLAGQLVNKPPRLLSIRPRTQLESTTAPNSHNLAIQTVNQLTLTHPQTPQKAVSRGGSTAGSNLGGCVMKMAVSRSAASLSALSLDPGLTEEERMTKKREYWRLKKREQRAARASRLKQGVLQARAHATLQRRKAQKQVAVSSVSLARSLTNRTGSAQPLPDNSVPESPHANEIKQESESMPAVDLNSQPEQAICPDIKAPASPPPPAPQPEPDPALLNADSQATTLLAVASMKKLLEESLSTVTECSGVQTDVKIESTEETSVEEMEPSLPLNEVAPIAADLTLEIKSWQSDIDALVQAGSPSPHLKDSPQSSEILPPLSTSSEVVLHATCEHSSQTPSNFIVNPSMEGSDGPSSPRRTQRLCAKKEEPQSCSSPEPPKLHHLPMVQPQCEQRCQAREECQNSNSPPAQEHLSMVHEYSGLGSLQRKREYWKLMKRQQRARLRARQRERQGECSSRLSQRIIQAPGLDIMNTVKGVNRPAKPALQPKPSVASLTAVTSIPTVLLVSPTTCNVEQPPDTLQVKLPITSVSCSPRREQNHMSVGPSQMDYLENLQQAVPASRKWMSRRTDSTSSLPTLKPPDNPLSSINLQPIEPPLTPNSSPIKIPCAQLQSPTHMLESPIKLGPIAIMVPPKPVPGEAEEDFLRRKREYWRIKKKEQRARKAIREKGVSPRRASNNLRPILPAQDQQTQDSGQWVSSSEESEHLMSTSEDTDPGSFPFEGYTAPVEDEAELLFADYENNDDEEDPVSVAVWRNRYLMDYDPLNQLLVCMVCGELQYSHSLEGVRAHIDEAHPDTLNLEPREQRQILEAWDEQVSRRERFFTSQLQQHSGALAEVHRN; this is translated from the exons ATGAGAACTGATGGGCTGTCCGAGCTGGCGATGCCAACTGCAAAAGATAAAGACGGTTCCATGTCCCACCGCTACCGGCCTGCCTCGGAATACGACGATGCCACCCTCGTCCAAAAGAGACAATACTGGAGAACCAAGAAGCGAGAGCAGAGGGCCCGGCTGACGGAGCGCAGAAGGAAGTCGACGCAAGACGGCCGAGGGGGAAAGCTCCTACATCTGCACACCCCGGCGGCGGTGAATTCCACTTTGTCCGGCTCTTTTGCTGCTTTCTCTTCTCCTTTGCAGGGCAACGATGACTCATACAAGACGGTCTCTCCTGCATCACAGGGTGGAAACACGGCGGGAGCTAAAGCCGCTGGAAACCAAAAGGAGAAGTGGTTCCACACGGTGAAACTCAACAAGGTCTTGCCTCAGTTGCCAGCGTCATGTTCCATCTCAGCCAAAGCTGCTCGGGGCCACGCAGCCACGGTGAAATGCCTAACAGCGAGGGGCGCTGTGAGCAGAGCCGTTACCTCAGCCACGCCCGGTGGAACCCAGCTGAACACCCGTTCCTCAGTGCCTCCAGTCAGAGTGACCAGAACTACCAATGGCAGCTCCGCTAAAACAACACCTCAGCCATGTGTGTCTATGCAGGGCGCATCAGTCCCCAAAACGCAACAGAAGGCACAAGTTGCGTCACGCATTCAGCCCAAACTCTCCCCCACCACAGGTATGATTCTCATGTCTTCTCCATGTGTCCCAGTTTCTATTAAAACAGAGGGCACGACAGCGAACACAACACCTCAAAGTGGATCAAAGAGTGCCTTGGTCACCTCGCCGAGGGCTAAAGGTGTCGGCGCCTCGCGGTCTTCCCTCGAgccggaggaggagagagcagccAAGCGCAGAGAGCAGTGGCGGATCAAAAAGCGAGAGCAGAGGGCGAAGCTGGCGGCTCAGATAGCTAAAGCCAGAGAGAGGACGCAGAGCGCGGAGATGACGTCGCAGAGGCAAACGGCACAAAAGACAGGACTACTCGTGGGCGGCACGATTCTCCAGCATCTTCCATCTCAGTCGTTTTTGAGAGGAGCGGGCCAGAAGCAGTGTCCTGCTCGGGTCAAAAGGGACAATGATAAACTGCAAAGTGGGGCGACAAGTTTGGCTTCAGTCAACCTGCAAGCAGATCGGATAAAAGTACAAAATCCACACGGGACCAGGACGACGCAGACGTCGTGTGATGTTGTTTCTGTGAGAAAGCCAGGGGAGTCGCAGAGAAGGTTTCCAAGTTATGTACATCTTTCCAACGTTTCTCGAGGGATGGCACGATGTAAAACGCCGAGACAGAGGTTCATCGACGCCCAGAAGAATTTCATGATTCAAAGAAACATAAGATGTAAATCCCCGTTTTTCACTTCAGTCTTTGGCACCAGAAATATCCCCCACATCGACCCCAACGACACGCCCGAGCAGATAATAGCCAAACGGCGAGAGTACTGGCGGGTTAAGAAGCGCGAGCAGCGAGCTAAGATGTCGATGGAGGTGAAGGTTCGGCTGAAGGAGAAGGACTCTCTGATGCGAAGAGTGAAACGTTACCAGAACATCCTCCTGGAGATGAGGAGGGCCAGAGCGCTGGCCCAGTCCGCAGgaagcaccctcacccacaccCACGCCTCGGAGACCATCGGAGGGTTCATCAAAGAGGACGGGACGGTGACCATTAGCATTCCCCAGCTTCCTACAGATCACAACGCAGCAGAGTGCCATGTAGTTCCCAATAACACCCCCATCACACAACCTCAGTACCAGCCCAACACTAAACGGAGAGGTGCTTCGCCCGTTCGTGTAACCCAGCCCCCTCTTCCCCTCCGCCCAGCTCAGGTGAAAGTCTCTTTTCCTCTCGCTGGACAGTTGGTCAACAAGCCTCCGAGACTACTGTCAATCAGACCGAGGACTCAACTCGAAAGCACAACCGCTCCTAATTCACACAATTTAGCGATCCAAACTGTTAATCAGCTCACGCTCACTCATCCTCAAACCCCTCAAAAGGCCGTTTCTCGAGGAGGATCGACAGCCGGGTCGAACCTCGGCGGCTGCGTCATGAAAATGGCCGTCTCGAGGAGCGCGGCGTCGCTATCGGCGCTTTCTCTGGATCCAGGGCtgacggaggaggagaggatgacgAAGAAGAGGGAGTACTGGAGGCTAAAGAAGCGAGAGCAGCGAGCAGCCCGTGCTTCTCGATTGAAGCAGGGCGTCTTACAAGCGAGGGCCCATGCGACCTTACAGAGGAGGAAGGCCCAGAAGCAAGTAGCAGTAAGCTCTGTATCATTAGCCAGGAGTCTTACTAACCGTACAGGAAGTGCTCAGCCTCTCCCCGACAACAGTGTGCCTGAATCGCCGCATGCAAATGAGATAAAACAAGAGAGTGAGTCTATGCCAGCAGTTGACCTAAATTCTCAACCAGAACAAGCCATCTGTCCAGATATCAAAGCCCCAGCCTCCCCACCACCTCCAGCGCCTCAGCCAGAGCCCGACCCAGCTCTGCTGAACGCAGACAGCCAGGCTACCACTCTGCTCGCCGTGGCCTCTATGAAGAAACTCCTGGAAGAGTCACTTAGCACGGTGACAGAGTGTAGCGGTGTGCAGACTGACGTTAAAATAGAGTCAACTGAGGAGACCTCAGTGGAAGAGATGGAGCCAAGTTTACCTCTGAACGAGGTGGCTCCTATTGCCGCTGACTTGACACTGGAGATAAAAAGCTGGCAGTCAGATATCGATGCGTTGGTACAAGCAGGTTCACCAAGCCCTCATCTCAAGGACTCACCACAAAGTAGCGAGATACTTCCTCCTCTTTCCACCTCCAGCGAGGTAGTCCTGCATGCCACCTGTGAGCACTCATCCCAAACCCCTTCAAACTTCATAGTAAACCCCTCCATGGAAGGCTCTGACGGCCCGTCTTCACCACGCAGAACCCAGAGGCTTTGCGCCAAAAAAGAAGAGCCTCAGAGCTGCTCTTCCCCAGAGCCGCCAAAGCTGCATCACCTACCCATGGTTCAACCACAGTGTGAACAACGGTGTCAGGCACGAGAAGAATGCCAAAACAGCAACTCGCCACCAGCACAAGAACATCTCAGCATGGTGCACGAGTACAGCGGTTTGGGCAGCctgcagaggaagagggagtACTGGAAGCTGATGAAGAGGCAGCAAAGGGCGAGGTTAAGGgccaggcagagagagagacagggagaatGCAGCAGTCGGCTTTCCCAGAGAATCATTCAG GCTCCAGGTCTGGATATAATGAACACTGTTAAGGGTGTGAATCGTCCAGCGAAACCAGCCCTCCAGCCCAAGCCATCCGTCGCTTCTCTGACCGCAGTGACCAGCATCCCCACCGTCCTGCTCGTTAGCCCTACGACATGTAACGTCGAACAGCCACCTGACACACTCCAGGTCAAACTGCCCATCACCAGCGTCTCCTGTTCGCCCAGAAGAGAGCAGAACCACATGAGCGTCGGGCCTTCGCAGATGGACTATCTCGAGAATCTGCAACAAGCCGTGCCGGCTTCACGGAAGTGGATGTCCAGAAGAACAGACtcgacctcctcccttcctACTCTGAAGCCCCCAGACAACCCGCTGTCCAGCATCAACCTGCAACCCATTGAACCCCCTCTAACTCCAAATTCCAGTCCAATAAAAATCCCTTGTGCTCAACTTCAGAGCCCCACACATATGCTAGAATCTCCCATCAAGCTGGGACCGATAGCCATCATGGTTCCACCGAAGCCTGTCCCAGGGGAGGCTGAGGAGGACTTTCTGAGGAGGAAGCGGGAGTACTGGAGGATCAAAAAGAAGGAGCAGAGAGCCAGGAAGGCGATTCGGGAGAAGGGAGTCTCCCCAAGGAGAGCCTCCAACAACCTGAGGCCCATCCTGCCTGCCCAGGACCAACAAACACAG GATTCTGGTCAGTGGGTGAGCTCCTCTGAGGAGTCGGAACATCTAATGAG CACGTCAGAGGACACCGACCCGGGATCCTTTCCATTCGAAGGTTACACAGCACCGGTCGAAG ACGAGGCCGAGCTTCTGTTCGCCGACTACGAGAACAACGACGACGAGGAAGATCCCGTCTCGGTCGCCGTGTGGAGGAACCGCTACCTCATGGACTACGATCCTCTCAACCAGCTGCTGGTGTGCATGGTGTGCGGGGAGCTGCAGTACTCCCACAGCCTGGAGGGAGTGAGGGCCCACATCGACGAGGCCCACCCGGACACCCTGAACCT